From the Trifolium pratense cultivar HEN17-A07 linkage group LG4, ARS_RC_1.1, whole genome shotgun sequence genome, the window atatttttaatttttaatatagtaAATATGAAAATTGTTTGGTTACTACTACTTTTCATTCTAAATTCCATTCCATTTACACATGGTATTCCACAAATATGCAAATAGCTAACCAAAATCATTTGTAGAATTTCAACCAAGCtacttaaaattaaaaaaataaaaaaaactaaaacctaataattttctaaataaatattttcaatcaCAAACTCACCAAGTCACCATTATCTCTAATCTTCATCACCACCGCTTCATTAATCAACGGTCATAAATACCTCCGCCGACCCAATCTCCTTAAACCCGACCCAGAAGCAATCCGGGTCTTAACCTGTTCAAACTCCGTAACCCGACAAGGAATCGTGATTCCACCTTGATGACAAAACCCATATTCTTTTTCAGTTTCTTTCAACAATTCACTGAACAAAGGGTGGTTGAAATAAACCACCGGCACCAAAACCCGACGAAACTCACCGTCTTTTTGACCCACGTAAACCGCTAAATGACCCTTCGGAACCGGTGAACCGTTTTCCTGAACCGGGTCCTTTCCAACCGGTAAATAAGCCGACCGACCCAACCCTTTTTTGGAACATAGAGACTTTGCTTTTGTAGTTAAATTCCGACCCCATGTTAGAAGCTTCGTTGTCAG encodes:
- the LOC123920257 gene encoding auxin-responsive protein SAUR36 encodes the protein MKFKLGKKVTRVTRWIFRRFRTRPKYRRLGASPEKSHLTTKLLTWGRNLTTKAKSLCSKKGLGRSAYLPVGKDPVQENGSPVPKGHLAVYVGQKDGEFRRVLVPVVYFNHPLFSELLKETEKEYGFCHQGGITIPCRVTEFEQVKTRIASGSGLRRLGRRRYL